A stretch of DNA from Gimesia chilikensis:
GGAGCCACCACAGAAAAGTCTCCCCGCGCAGGCTTCGTATGCGTTTGAGCTGGCTTATTGTCGCAAGCCGACTGACGACGAATTACAGATGGTGATCCGCTTCATTGGAAATCAACTGGCCTGGCTGCAGCAGCATCCCGATCAGTTGCCCAAGGGAGTCACCCCGGTTCGGCAGACGATGACCAATCTCTGCCAGACTCTGATGAGCTCCAACGAGTTTTTATACATCGATTAGTAAACTACCGGTGCATCGCGGTACATAATGTTCGCGCGATGCCAGTACAGATACTTCTTTGATTCAGGTGAGTTACTGATGACACAGTTTTTCAGCAGACGACAGTTTCTGGCAGAAAATGCAATGGGGATTGGCTCGGTCGCTTTGGCCTGGCTGTTGAACCAGGAGCAGGCCCAGGCCCGCCCCAAAAGCGTGACCGCGGAGCAGGAACATTTCGACCTGAAGCCAAAACCCGCACCAATGGCACCACAGGCTAAAGCGATGATTTCGCTGTTCCAGCACGGCGGACCGGCGCACATGGATCTGACTGATCCCAAACCGGAGCTGTCCAAGTACAGCGGCACCGATTTTAAAGGGGATATTCACTACAGCTTCGTAAATGAAGCCAGTAAGAAGCTGCTGGGCAGTCCCTGGAAATTTCGCAAACATGGTGAATGTGGCACCGAGCTTTCAGAACTGCTGCCGCACCTGGGAGAGGTTGCCGACGATATCTGCCTGATTCGTTCGATGCACACCGGAGCCAATGGTCACGAAGTTTCCATCCGTTATTTTCACGGTGGCATTCCCGGCGTTGTCGGGCGACCGAATCTTGGGTCGTGGCTGGTATACGGTCTCGGATCGGAATCGCAGAACCTGCCTGCGTATATGGTACTCACCGATCCGGGCGGACTGCCTGTGGACGGCGTGACCAACTGGTCCAACGGGTTCATGCCTTCGTTGTTTCAGGGAACCGTACTGCGTCCCAAAGAGCCACGGATTCTGAACCTGGATGCGCCCGCGCATCTGCAGGGAGATCTGCAGGCTCAGAACCTGGAACTGCTGCAGTCTTTGAACCGCAAACATTATGAGCAGCATCCGCATGAGTCCGATCTTGAAGCACGCATTGCCAGCTACGAACTTGCAGCCCGGATGCAGACCGCGGCCCGCGAAGCGCTCGACCTGTCACAGGAAACGCAGGCGACTCAGGAAATGTACGGCTTGAACAATCCCAAGACCCGCGACTACGGTACCCGCTGTCTGATTGCCCGCCGACTGGTAGAGCGGGGCGTCCGTTTCGTGCAGCTGTTCCTGGGAGGTCAGCCGTGGGACAATCACAGCAGTATCATTACCGGGCTGCCTGCGATCTGTGGTCGCACCGATCAACCGGCGGCGGCACTCGTTAAAGACCTCAAACAGCGCGGGATGCTGGATTCCACACTGGTCCACTGGGGAGGCGAAATCGGTCGTCTGCCTGTGACTCAGGATCATGGGGATCCCAAGAAAGCGGGACGCGATCACAACGGGCAGGGCTTCAGCATCTGGCTGGCCGGCGGCGGAATTAAGCCGGGGATGACCTTCGGCAAGACCGACGAATTCGGGCACAAGGCAGTCGAGAATGTGGTCACCCCCAACGACTTCCAGGCGACCATCATGCGGCTGTTTGGTCTCGATCATCAGAAGCTCTTGTTCTTCTATAACGGACAGGAGCAAATGATTACTAATCACCGTCCAGCCCGCGTCGTATCCGAAATCCTGAACAAACCGGTGCCAACTGTCGGAGGAGACGCCTGAAGCTGAGGCCTTTCGGCAACATCTCGTTAAATCCATACGTGAGCGGAAATATCGATCAGCGGGTCGATTTTTCCGCTCATTTTCCGTTTGCCTCAGTGACGGAAAGAGGGGAAAGTTCAAGTACTTAATTAAACTTAAATATTGACAGTGTCGATTCACATTAGTAAGGTTTTATATAGAGATAGCGCTATATTAAGCATCCCTCCAACACTCAATCCCACCCCAATCAGAGCCGCCATGAATATCTTGCCTCAAGCAGTATCGACGCGTCGGTTATTTTTCGGTTTGACTCTTCTGCTGGCCTCACTTTATCTCAGTAATGCCACCCGTGCGGAAGACGTAAAACAGCCGGTCAGTTTTGTGAATGATGTGATTCCCATCCTGACGAAAGCAGGCTGTAACATGGGAACCTGTCATGCGAAAGCGGGGGGAGGCCAGAACGGTTTTCAACTCTCGCTGCTGGGATTCGAACCGCTCGAAGATTACGACAGCCTGGTTAAGGAAGCACACGGACGACGTCTGTTTCCTGTTGCTCCGACACAGAGTCTATTGCTGACCAAAGCGACCAACGAAACACCCCATGGCGGCGGCAAGCGGCTGAATCGGGATTCCGAAGGTTACCAGTTGATTCAGCGCTGGATTGAAGAAGGCGCGCAATGGAAGACCGGCGCTGAGCCGGAACTGGTCTCCGTCGAAGTGCAGCCCGAACGCGGCCTGGTTGAGATGGGCGAAAAACAGCAGCTCAAGGCCATCGCCAAATATTCCGACGGCTCGACCCGTAACGTGACACACACTGCGTTATATGAATCCAACATTAAATCGATGGCGGACGTCGACGAAGAGGGA
This window harbors:
- a CDS encoding DUF1501 domain-containing protein, which produces MTQFFSRRQFLAENAMGIGSVALAWLLNQEQAQARPKSVTAEQEHFDLKPKPAPMAPQAKAMISLFQHGGPAHMDLTDPKPELSKYSGTDFKGDIHYSFVNEASKKLLGSPWKFRKHGECGTELSELLPHLGEVADDICLIRSMHTGANGHEVSIRYFHGGIPGVVGRPNLGSWLVYGLGSESQNLPAYMVLTDPGGLPVDGVTNWSNGFMPSLFQGTVLRPKEPRILNLDAPAHLQGDLQAQNLELLQSLNRKHYEQHPHESDLEARIASYELAARMQTAAREALDLSQETQATQEMYGLNNPKTRDYGTRCLIARRLVERGVRFVQLFLGGQPWDNHSSIITGLPAICGRTDQPAAALVKDLKQRGMLDSTLVHWGGEIGRLPVTQDHGDPKKAGRDHNGQGFSIWLAGGGIKPGMTFGKTDEFGHKAVENVVTPNDFQATIMRLFGLDHQKLLFFYNGQEQMITNHRPARVVSEILNKPVPTVGGDA